One part of the Fusobacterium sp. FSA-380-WT-3A genome encodes these proteins:
- a CDS encoding A24 family peptidase yields MDRVIIEILFFIVLFLIAFIDLKKKIIPDSLTGLLFLFGVFRIFLFKESFENKIIGMSLFPIFFLILYGYGESIFKKEVVGFGDIKLLWTIGFYIGYRGIYELLIFYNIIFLIAPLYGFLYYKFRKKKEVPFAPILAIGTFIFRIFQRKFL; encoded by the coding sequence ATTATTTTTCATAGTATTATTTCTAATAGCTTTCATAGATTTAAAGAAAAAAATAATTCCAGATTCTTTAACAGGATTATTATTCTTATTCGGAGTTTTTAGAATTTTTTTATTTAAGGAAAGTTTTGAAAATAAAATAATAGGAATGAGTCTATTTCCTATATTCTTTTTAATTTTATATGGATATGGAGAAAGTATATTTAAAAAAGAAGTAGTAGGTTTTGGGGATATAAAATTATTGTGGACAATAGGATTTTATATAGGTTATAGAGGAATATATGAATTATTGATATTTTATAATATAATTTTTCTAATAGCACCATTATATGGATTTTTATATTATAAGTTTAGAAAGAAAAAAGAAGTTCCATTTGCACCAATATTAGCAATAGGAACTTTTATTTTTCGTATTTTTCAAAGGAAATTTTTATGA
- a CDS encoding carboxypeptidase regulatory-like domain-containing protein, translating into MKKIIIGIVFLVFSVFLFGKDENIKKLGNVYYSNEINVKDISLENFLLFLSEESGVTVISSQKIKNDKISLYINENKNFFEILDILCNSQEYMIKDRGNYIYISSRFENKENKGILVGRVTSDDFGENLEKVKVTLLDGYSKPNYTSSDGVYKIDDISYGVYFLRVEKEGYDTVGEIITIDKSHNILNINLKKKYQVIKKQEISKKQFVVKKVKVGDLENLKIEEFISDELKNNVKLTRDNKKNILYISGREEKVDIVKENIEKICHSNKGIRISAQILDITDNLFEELGFSWIYGANEKGYKGNQLVGGSLNNSYIGGIGSIFTTTFNYIKTFKNNEDYLNFGINLLKSTQDLKISSTPVLVTSNGEEASLKVILEQIVGQERVENTDNNQNTYIPIFREAGIILKVLPEILDDEYISLKVSIESSDFKILNENTSSETDGENNYGGKVSRNIESTLRIKNGETVFLSGLKKGVVQKNQSKVPFLGDIPVIGFFFSNNRDIKQVTDLYIRLRVDVIENKGFQGIDMKNFEKID; encoded by the coding sequence ATGAAAAAAATAATTATTGGGATTGTATTTCTAGTCTTTTCTGTATTTTTATTTGGAAAAGATGAAAATATAAAAAAATTGGGAAATGTCTATTATTCTAATGAGATAAATGTTAAAGATATAAGTTTAGAAAACTTTTTGTTATTTTTATCAGAAGAAAGTGGAGTAACTGTTATATCATCTCAAAAAATAAAAAATGATAAAATATCTTTATATATTAATGAGAATAAAAATTTTTTTGAGATTTTAGATATTTTGTGTAATTCACAGGAATATATGATAAAGGACAGAGGGAACTATATTTATATATCCTCTAGATTTGAGAATAAAGAAAATAAAGGGATTTTAGTAGGAAGAGTTACTTCTGATGATTTTGGAGAAAATTTAGAAAAGGTAAAAGTTACTCTTTTAGATGGATATTCAAAACCAAATTATACTTCTAGTGATGGAGTATATAAAATAGATGATATCTCTTATGGAGTTTATTTTTTAAGAGTTGAAAAAGAGGGGTATGATACAGTAGGAGAAATAATTACAATTGATAAATCTCACAATATTTTAAATATTAATTTGAAAAAGAAATATCAAGTGATAAAAAAACAGGAGATTTCTAAAAAACAATTTGTAGTTAAAAAAGTTAAAGTTGGAGATTTAGAAAATCTAAAAATAGAGGAATTTATTTCAGATGAATTAAAAAATAATGTGAAACTTACAAGGGATAATAAGAAAAATATCTTGTATATAAGTGGAAGAGAAGAAAAGGTCGATATAGTAAAGGAAAATATAGAAAAAATTTGTCATTCAAATAAAGGGATAAGAATATCAGCTCAAATTTTAGACATAACGGATAATTTGTTTGAAGAATTAGGATTTTCTTGGATATATGGAGCTAATGAAAAGGGATATAAAGGAAATCAACTTGTGGGAGGTTCTTTAAATAATAGTTATATAGGTGGAATTGGGAGTATTTTTACTACAACTTTCAATTATATAAAAACTTTTAAAAATAATGAAGACTATTTAAATTTTGGAATAAATTTATTAAAATCAACACAAGATTTAAAAATAAGTTCTACTCCTGTGCTAGTTACAAGCAATGGTGAAGAAGCTAGTTTAAAAGTGATACTGGAACAAATTGTTGGACAGGAAAGAGTGGAGAATACAGATAATAATCAGAATACTTATATTCCTATTTTTAGAGAAGCTGGGATAATTCTTAAGGTTTTGCCAGAAATTTTAGATGATGAGTATATTTCGCTAAAGGTAAGTATAGAAAGTAGTGATTTCAAAATTTTAAATGAAAATACTTCTTCAGAAACTGATGGAGAAAATAATTATGGGGGAAAAGTTTCTAGAAATATTGAATCTACTTTGAGAATAAAAAATGGTGAAACAGTATTTTTAAGTGGACTTAAAAAAGGAGTTGTTCAAAAGAATCAAAGTAAAGTTCCATTTTTAGGGGATATTCCTGTAATTGGTTTCTTTTTTAGTAATAATAGAGATATAAAACAAGTGACAGATTTATATATAAGACTTAGAGTAGATGTAATAGAAAATAAAGGTTTTCAAGGAATTGATATGAAAAATTTTGAAAAAATTGACTAA
- the rfaE1 gene encoding D-glycero-beta-D-manno-heptose-7-phosphate kinase — protein sequence MKKERLIEIISNFRKVRLAVIGDIMLDDYLIGSVDRISPEAPVPVVLIKKEKFVLGGAGNVINNLATLGAKSYCYGVVGDDIDGDRLMKFMKNLGVDVSGIIRSEERPTVVKRRVLGGSQQLLRLDWEDPTDINVILEEAILEKFSQALDNIDGIILSDYDKGVLTPKVSKEIIKMARKKGKIVVVDPKPSNVENYIGASSMTPNRKEAELCLGKPKKKTIDEIGTEIREKIKLENLLMTRSEEGVSLYEEDKVTNIPTFAKEVYDVTGAGDTVISVYTLAKAAGATWEEAAKIANTAAGVVVGKIGTSTVTVEEIINFYDEIYKEWN from the coding sequence ATGAAAAAAGAAAGATTAATAGAGATAATTTCAAATTTTAGAAAAGTAAGATTAGCTGTTATAGGGGATATAATGTTAGATGATTATTTAATAGGAAGTGTAGATAGAATTTCTCCTGAAGCTCCAGTACCAGTAGTTTTAATAAAGAAAGAAAAATTTGTTTTAGGGGGGGCTGGAAATGTTATAAATAATCTAGCTACTTTAGGGGCTAAAAGTTATTGTTATGGAGTAGTTGGTGACGATATAGATGGTGACCGCCTAATGAAATTTATGAAAAATTTAGGTGTAGATGTAAGTGGAATAATAAGAAGTGAAGAAAGACCAACTGTTGTAAAAAGAAGAGTTTTAGGTGGAAGTCAACAATTATTAAGACTTGATTGGGAAGACCCAACAGATATAAATGTTATATTAGAAGAAGCTATATTAGAGAAATTTTCTCAAGCTCTTGATAATATAGATGGAATAATATTATCTGATTATGATAAAGGTGTTTTAACTCCAAAAGTATCTAAAGAAATAATAAAAATGGCTAGAAAAAAAGGAAAAATAGTGGTAGTAGATCCAAAACCATCTAATGTAGAAAATTATATTGGAGCTTCTTCCATGACACCAAATAGAAAAGAAGCTGAACTTTGTTTAGGAAAACCTAAAAAGAAAACAATAGATGAAATAGGAACTGAGATAAGAGAAAAAATAAAATTAGAGAATTTACTTATGACTAGAAGTGAAGAGGGAGTAAGTCTTTATGAAGAGGATAAAGTAACAAATATTCCTACATTTGCCAAAGAAGTTTATGATGTAACAGGGGCTGGTGATACAGTTATATCAGTATATACATTAGCTAAAGCAGCTGGAGCTACTTGGGAAGAGGCTGCTAAGATAGCTAATACAGCAGCTGGAGTTGTAGTTGGAAAGATAGGAACTTCTACAGTAACTGTAGAAGAAATTATAAATTTTTATGATGAAATTTATAAGGAGTGGAATTAA
- the ispF gene encoding 2-C-methyl-D-erythritol 2,4-cyclodiphosphate synthase: MYRIGNGYDVHKLVEGRKLILGGVEIPYEKGLLGHSDADVLVHSIMDGILGALALGDIGQHFPDNDNKYHNIDSMILLKKVKELMNEKGYQIENLDSIIVAQKPKLKDYILEMRKKISEVLEIDIENVSIKATTEEKLGFTGNGDGMKSYSVVLLKKY; this comes from the coding sequence TTGTATAGAATAGGAAATGGTTATGATGTTCATAAATTAGTAGAAGGAAGAAAATTAATTTTAGGTGGAGTAGAAATTCCTTATGAAAAGGGTTTATTGGGACACTCAGATGCTGATGTTTTAGTTCATAGTATAATGGATGGAATATTAGGAGCTCTAGCTTTAGGAGATATTGGACAACATTTTCCAGATAATGATAATAAATATCACAATATTGATAGTATGATTTTATTAAAAAAAGTTAAAGAGTTAATGAATGAAAAAGGATATCAAATAGAAAATTTAGATTCAATTATTGTTGCTCAAAAGCCAAAATTAAAAGATTATATTTTAGAGATGAGAAAAAAGATATCAGAAGTTTTAGAAATTGATATAGAAAATGTTAGTATAAAAGCGACAACAGAAGAAAAACTTGGATTTACAGGAAATGGAGATGGAATGAAATCATATTCTGTTGTGTTATTAAAAAAATATTAG
- a CDS encoding DUF1904 family protein produces the protein MPFVKISGISKEKVIEISEDLKNIIVKETETPKERIRVFYDSTVEIFDQKEVTERIMIDIQWLPRPKEMREKVSQAYFSYFEDRGYKNIRIYFEDINKEYYFVKN, from the coding sequence ATGCCATTTGTAAAAATTAGTGGAATTTCAAAAGAAAAAGTTATAGAAATTAGTGAAGATTTAAAAAATATAATTGTAAAAGAAACAGAAACTCCAAAAGAAAGAATTAGAGTTTTCTATGATAGTACAGTTGAAATTTTTGACCAAAAAGAAGTTACAGAGAGAATAATGATTGATATACAATGGTTACCACGTCCAAAAGAGATGAGAGAAAAGGTTTCTCAAGCTTATTTTTCTTATTTTGAAGATAGAGGTTATAAAAATATAAGAATATATTTTGAAGATATCAATAAAGAATACTATTTTGTAAAAAATTAA